A section of the Candidatus Rokuibacteriota bacterium genome encodes:
- a CDS encoding SPW repeat protein yields the protein MKVRWIVMALGLWLIVSPFVLGTSRYPAVLWTCVIAGVIIGACAYVGGLPGQAWANWLGFSAAFALVVAPFYLDYAHIAPAKWNAGIVGIVAAALSLWDPVKSRQVPFRDHVRQNRP from the coding sequence ATGAAGGTGCGATGGATTGTGATGGCGCTGGGTCTCTGGCTCATCGTGTCCCCGTTTGTGCTCGGAACGAGCCGATACCCCGCGGTCCTCTGGACCTGCGTGATCGCCGGGGTGATCATCGGCGCCTGCGCCTACGTGGGAGGGCTCCCGGGCCAGGCCTGGGCGAACTGGCTGGGCTTCAGCGCGGCCTTCGCCCTGGTTGTGGCTCCCTTCTACCTCGATTATGCGCACATCGCCCCGGCCAAATGGAACGCGGGCATCGTGGGGATCGTTGCGGCGGCCCTCAGCCTGTGGGACCCGGTCAAGTCGCGTCAGGTCCCCTTCCGGGATCACGTGAGGCAGAACCGGCCATAG
- a CDS encoding acetate kinase, producing MNILVLNCGSATVKFQVIAIDGPKFSAGGERRLARGTIDRLGSQAIAFFEAAGGATHRGMAAIPDYRTAVERILAWVCSAESGISEINRPSDFGAVGHRVVHGGTRFTEPVLIDEDVLAAIEALGEVAPLHNPPAVSGMRAALHALGPSTPMIAVFDTAFHHTLPEHAYTYAIPYELAGRHGLRRYGFHGTSHRYVAERYAEITSKPLDNVTLITLHLGNGCSATAVKRGVAVDTSMGFTPLEGLVMGTRSGDLDPAVLEVLARKEGLSLTQAIDLLNGQSGLLGLSGRSHDMRILLKAAGQPGGERARLAIEVFCYRVRKYIGAYLAALGGAEGVVFTGGIGENAPAVRARICAGLQWFGLTLDPARNNAAAAQEARISTEDSRVHAWVIPTDEELLIARDTVRCLAEASARGTGAG from the coding sequence ATGAACATCCTTGTCCTGAACTGCGGCAGCGCCACGGTGAAGTTCCAGGTGATTGCGATTGACGGCCCGAAATTCTCGGCTGGCGGAGAGCGTAGGCTCGCCCGCGGGACGATCGACCGGCTGGGGTCCCAAGCAATTGCTTTCTTTGAGGCGGCGGGGGGCGCGACACACAGGGGAATGGCGGCCATTCCGGACTATCGAACGGCAGTCGAGCGCATTCTGGCGTGGGTCTGCTCGGCGGAGTCCGGCATCAGTGAGATTAACCGTCCGAGCGACTTCGGGGCGGTCGGCCACCGCGTGGTTCATGGCGGTACGCGCTTCACGGAACCGGTCCTGATCGATGAGGACGTGCTCGCGGCCATCGAGGCTCTGGGCGAGGTCGCGCCGCTGCACAACCCGCCGGCGGTCAGCGGCATGCGGGCCGCCCTCCATGCCCTGGGGCCATCCACCCCGATGATCGCGGTCTTCGACACGGCCTTCCATCACACCCTGCCGGAGCACGCGTACACGTATGCCATCCCCTACGAGCTGGCGGGCCGCCACGGCCTTCGACGTTACGGCTTCCACGGCACCTCTCACCGGTATGTGGCCGAGCGGTACGCGGAGATAACGTCAAAGCCGCTCGACAACGTAACGCTCATTACCCTTCACCTGGGCAACGGCTGTTCGGCCACGGCCGTCAAGAGAGGCGTGGCCGTGGATACCTCGATGGGCTTTACGCCGTTGGAGGGCCTGGTGATGGGCACCCGGTCGGGCGACCTCGATCCGGCAGTGCTGGAAGTCCTGGCCCGGAAGGAGGGGCTCTCCCTGACCCAGGCGATCGACCTTCTGAACGGCCAGTCCGGCCTCCTGGGCCTCTCCGGCCGGAGCCACGACATGCGCATCCTCCTGAAGGCGGCCGGTCAGCCAGGGGGCGAGCGCGCACGCCTTGCAATCGAAGTCTTCTGTTACCGCGTACGCAAGTACATCGGGGCCTATCTGGCCGCCCTGGGTGGAGCCGAGGGCGTCGTCTTCACCGGGGGCATCGGGGAGAACGCGCCAGCGGTCCGGGCGCGGATCTGCGCCGGGCTTCAGTGGTTTGGACTGACACTGGACCCCGCACGGAACAACGCGGCGGCGGCGCAAGAGGCCCGCATCAGCACGGAAGACTCCCGTGTGCATGCCTGGGTTATTCCCACAGACGAGGAGCTGCTGATCGCCCGGGACACGGTCCGCTGCCTCGCGGAGGCTTCGGCGAGGGGGACGGGCGCGGGGTGA
- a CDS encoding fructose-bisphosphate aldolase class I codes for MSTTELEATARALVPPRKGILAADESHPTIGRRFEAVGIPNTDEHRRLYRQMLFTTSGIAEFISGVILFDETIRQKADDGAPFPELLARQGIIPGIKVDKGAKPLAGAPGERITEGLDGLRERLAEYKALGARFAKWRAVIAIGDGLPSRHCLDTNAHALARYAALCQEAGLVPIVEPEVLMDGDHPIERCFEATEAALHAVFRAVVGQRVVLEHLLLKPNMVLPGAGCPRQASIAEVAEATVRCLLRAVPAAVPGIVFLSGGQDERAATAHLNAMNAPPGTRPWPLSFSFARALQAPAMQAWGGEARNVAAGQQAFYHRTRCNGAAREGRYTPELEEAAAEPIGGRRP; via the coding sequence ATGAGCACGACGGAGTTGGAGGCCACGGCGCGGGCCCTGGTGCCCCCAAGGAAGGGGATCCTGGCGGCCGACGAGAGCCACCCCACCATCGGCCGGCGCTTCGAGGCCGTGGGGATCCCCAACACCGACGAGCACCGTCGCCTGTATCGGCAGATGCTGTTCACCACTTCCGGCATCGCGGAGTTCATCAGTGGGGTGATCCTCTTCGACGAGACCATCCGCCAGAAGGCCGACGACGGAGCGCCCTTCCCGGAGCTCCTCGCCCGACAGGGGATCATCCCCGGCATCAAGGTGGACAAGGGGGCCAAGCCCCTGGCGGGTGCGCCCGGGGAGCGCATCACGGAGGGGCTCGACGGCCTCCGCGAGCGGCTGGCCGAGTACAAGGCCCTCGGCGCGCGCTTCGCCAAGTGGCGCGCCGTCATCGCCATCGGCGACGGGCTGCCCAGCCGGCACTGCCTTGACACCAACGCCCACGCCCTGGCCCGCTACGCGGCCCTCTGCCAGGAGGCGGGCCTGGTCCCCATCGTGGAACCGGAGGTCCTCATGGACGGCGACCATCCCATCGAGCGCTGCTTCGAGGCCACGGAGGCCGCCCTTCACGCCGTGTTCCGCGCCGTGGTGGGCCAACGGGTGGTCCTGGAGCACCTGCTCCTCAAGCCCAACATGGTCCTGCCCGGCGCCGGGTGCCCCCGCCAGGCCAGCATCGCCGAGGTGGCGGAGGCTACGGTGCGATGCCTCCTCCGGGCCGTGCCGGCTGCCGTGCCGGGCATCGTCTTCCTTTCCGGCGGGCAGGACGAGCGGGCCGCCACTGCGCACTTGAACGCCATGAACGCGCCGCCCGGCACCCGGCCGTGGCCCCTGAGCTTCTCCTTCGCCCGCGCCCTGCAGGCGCCGGCTATGCAGGCCTGGGGCGGCGAGGCCCGCAACGTCGCCGCCGGGCAGCAGGCTTTCTACCATCGGACCCGGTGCAATGGCGCCGCCCGCGAGGGGCGGTACACGCCCGAGCTGGAGGAGGCCGCCGCCGAGCCCATCGGGGGGAGGCGCCCATGA